A genomic window from Luteolibacter sp. LG18 includes:
- a CDS encoding autotransporter-associated beta strand repeat-containing protein: MSPPSFLHSLRLHSVLTLAIYALFASRSAQAANSTWLNTGATDGNWSTASNWVGSVVPGSTSLTTSADVATFSSAVGTFGTTGNPIIINSATQNLGGITFSGASGNYFIGTTAGNALNLTNGGTISMTGLSGTNVIGTINAPLSIQAAGGSYTVSNNSNNGTGSGAGTLNLGGAISGAVAGTTTLTLSGSNTNLNTVSGAISNGTATNLALIKTGAGVWSLTGANSHTGATTVNQGTLNLTGAGTLDGTSGVTVSGATLVVGDTVATTNKINPAAVLNLGGTFTLTKPTTGVSTQTFSSLTLSPGVSTINNTNGAAALSFTGATGGAYVRNAGGFFSFTAATANFTNAPTAAGGSSVTNSGTPTNDILIGASFGTTDFVSAAAGTIAATTAYTANTMGTGVNTNITTSSTLSGDTQSLRFGTTGGQTLTLSGLSTIESGGILQAVSGTSVITGGSIQAASGKNLWIYGNTGNNLNISSIIADNGTSGFEKYGTNTVNLSGANTFAGQIWLSGGFLGMNSTSALGAGTAAINFVGGTTLQANTSGISIARNIVVYTGQTATIATNGNDVTLSGSISNNVATTGTSNFTKTGLGKLTLSGNSTFTSPVALSLTGGEIEITGSYNTQGNLGNASSTAGITFTVSGSGVMSNTAVGGGTGDWNFGNTNGVAGTPTAITLNLKDNAQMTVGSRLFIGKADYIVAIGNQSGNSTLTTGILALNSDVKTGTSNIYNLNGGTLNTSTGVQLGAGGVLNLNGGTSRATGNGSLFAASGTSIGSVVVKTGGAIFNTNGFTTTVTPALPLTHDAALGATADGGVTKNGAGTLVLGGVSTYTGTTTVNAGTLTAGSAASSSATITTANNSSAVTTATTAGLAIGQAVSGPGIPANTYITAINVNGTQFTISANATTALGAGTGTGTFAATQGLGGGAVVLANTAGAILNLSGSTPVAIASLSGGGASGGNVTLGAATLNTGSGNTSTSYSGILSGTGGLTKTGTGTQTLTGANTYTGATNINGGTLAVNGSLAAGSAVTVGASGSLGGSGTVNGTVNASGTIAPGNSAGTLTTGAATLTGTLAVEIDGATGDKLHSNGALNISGAQLTVSLLAGGFTQPSYVIAEGSSLTGTFASVPAGYSVTYSATQATLTQTSGNYASWATANGIPGQPASGDFDHDGISNLVEYALGTNPTVSTQPAGTFASGVVTFTKGSDAIANNDVIFEIEKSTDLGMSDPWTTVVTEGTADDTPTISYVLPTGLPKVFVRLKVTQVVP, encoded by the coding sequence ATGAGCCCCCCTTCCTTCCTCCACTCACTCCGCCTCCATTCCGTCCTTACCCTGGCCATCTATGCGCTGTTCGCCAGCCGGTCGGCGCAGGCCGCCAATTCCACCTGGCTCAACACCGGTGCCACCGATGGGAACTGGAGCACCGCCTCCAACTGGGTGGGATCGGTCGTGCCGGGATCGACCTCCCTCACCACGTCAGCGGACGTGGCCACCTTCAGTTCCGCGGTGGGCACGTTCGGCACCACCGGCAATCCGATCATCATCAATTCGGCGACCCAGAACCTCGGCGGCATCACGTTCTCCGGAGCGTCGGGCAACTACTTCATCGGCACGACTGCTGGCAACGCCCTGAATCTGACCAACGGCGGGACGATTTCCATGACCGGGCTTTCGGGGACGAACGTCATCGGCACGATCAACGCACCGCTTTCCATTCAAGCCGCGGGAGGCAGCTACACCGTTTCCAACAACAGCAACAACGGCACCGGTTCCGGTGCGGGCACGCTTAACCTCGGCGGTGCCATTTCCGGTGCGGTGGCTGGCACCACCACGCTGACGCTGTCCGGCAGCAATACCAATCTCAACACCGTCAGCGGTGCCATCTCCAATGGCACCGCAACCAATCTGGCCCTCATCAAAACCGGCGCGGGCGTTTGGTCTCTGACCGGCGCGAACAGCCACACCGGCGCAACCACCGTCAACCAGGGAACACTCAATCTGACGGGCGCGGGCACCTTGGACGGTACTTCGGGAGTGACCGTCAGCGGTGCAACGCTGGTGGTCGGAGACACCGTCGCCACGACGAACAAAATCAATCCGGCTGCGGTGTTGAACCTGGGCGGCACATTCACCCTGACCAAGCCAACGACCGGGGTGTCCACCCAGACCTTTTCCTCTCTGACGCTCAGTCCCGGAGTCAGCACCATCAACAACACCAACGGCGCGGCGGCCCTGAGTTTCACCGGAGCCACGGGCGGTGCTTATGTCCGCAATGCCGGCGGCTTCTTCAGCTTTACCGCCGCTACCGCGAATTTCACCAATGCACCCACCGCGGCAGGCGGCAGCAGCGTCACCAACAGCGGCACGCCGACCAATGACATCCTGATCGGAGCCTCCTTCGGAACCACGGATTTCGTCAGCGCCGCCGCAGGAACCATCGCGGCGACCACCGCCTACACCGCGAATACAATGGGCACCGGGGTGAACACCAACATCACCACCAGCTCCACCCTGTCCGGGGACACCCAGAGCCTCCGCTTCGGGACCACCGGCGGCCAGACCCTCACCTTGAGCGGCCTCAGCACGATCGAGTCCGGCGGCATTCTCCAGGCCGTCTCCGGCACGTCTGTCATCACCGGCGGCTCGATCCAAGCCGCCAGCGGCAAGAATCTCTGGATCTACGGGAACACCGGCAACAACCTGAATATTTCCTCCATCATTGCCGACAACGGAACTTCCGGTTTCGAAAAGTACGGCACCAACACGGTGAATCTGTCCGGAGCCAACACCTTTGCCGGGCAGATCTGGCTCAGCGGCGGCTTCCTCGGCATGAACTCCACCTCCGCCTTGGGCGCGGGCACCGCGGCGATCAATTTTGTCGGCGGCACCACGCTTCAGGCCAACACCAGCGGCATCAGCATTGCCCGCAACATCGTGGTTTACACCGGCCAGACCGCCACCATCGCCACCAACGGCAACGACGTCACCCTCTCGGGATCGATTTCCAACAACGTCGCCACCACCGGCACCTCCAACTTCACCAAAACCGGTCTGGGCAAGCTAACCCTGAGCGGCAACAGCACCTTCACCTCTCCGGTCGCGCTGTCGCTCACCGGCGGTGAAATCGAGATCACCGGCTCCTACAACACCCAGGGCAATCTGGGCAACGCCTCGTCCACCGCCGGCATCACCTTCACCGTCAGCGGCTCCGGTGTGATGAGCAATACCGCCGTCGGCGGAGGAACCGGCGACTGGAATTTCGGGAACACCAATGGCGTCGCGGGAACGCCCACGGCCATCACCCTGAATCTTAAGGACAACGCCCAGATGACCGTGGGCAGCCGGCTGTTCATAGGCAAGGCGGACTACATCGTCGCAATCGGCAACCAGTCGGGCAACTCCACCCTGACCACCGGCATTCTGGCTCTGAACTCCGATGTAAAAACCGGCACGAGCAATATCTACAATCTGAATGGCGGCACCCTCAACACGTCGACCGGGGTCCAACTCGGGGCCGGCGGAGTCTTGAATCTCAATGGCGGCACCTCACGGGCCACCGGCAATGGTTCACTGTTTGCGGCGAGCGGCACCTCCATCGGCAGCGTGGTGGTCAAGACCGGTGGCGCCATCTTCAACACCAATGGTTTCACCACCACCGTGACACCGGCGCTTCCCTTGACCCATGACGCGGCCCTGGGTGCGACGGCCGATGGCGGTGTGACCAAGAACGGTGCCGGCACCCTGGTTCTCGGCGGGGTTTCCACCTACACCGGCACCACCACGGTCAATGCCGGCACCCTCACCGCCGGCAGCGCCGCCTCTTCATCCGCGACCATCACCACGGCGAACAACAGTTCCGCCGTCACCACCGCCACGACCGCGGGGCTGGCGATCGGACAGGCGGTTTCCGGACCGGGGATTCCCGCGAACACCTATATCACCGCCATCAACGTCAATGGCACCCAGTTCACCATCAGCGCCAACGCCACCACGGCACTGGGCGCGGGAACAGGCACCGGCACTTTCGCCGCGACCCAAGGCCTGGGCGGCGGCGCTGTGGTGCTGGCCAACACGGCAGGAGCGATCCTGAACCTCAGCGGTTCCACTCCCGTCGCCATCGCCTCCCTGTCCGGCGGCGGAGCTTCGGGCGGCAATGTCACCCTTGGCGCCGCCACCCTGAATACCGGCAGCGGCAATACGTCCACGAGCTATTCCGGCATTCTCTCCGGCACCGGCGGTCTCACGAAGACCGGCACCGGCACGCAGACACTCACCGGCGCGAACACCTACACCGGCGCAACCAACATCAACGGTGGCACACTGGCCGTGAACGGCAGCCTCGCCGCCGGCAGTGCCGTGACGGTGGGTGCCTCCGGCTCTCTCGGCGGCAGCGGCACCGTGAATGGCACGGTCAATGCCTCGGGCACGATCGCTCCCGGCAACAGCGCCGGCACCCTCACCACCGGAGCCGCCACTCTCACCGGCACTCTCGCCGTGGAAATCGACGGCGCGACCGGCGACAAACTCCATTCCAACGGAGCGTTGAACATCAGCGGCGCGCAGCTCACCGTGTCGCTGCTGGCCGGAGGCTTCACCCAACCCTCCTATGTCATCGCCGAAGGCAGCAGCCTCACCGGCACCTTCGCCAGCGTTCCCGCCGGCTACAGCGTGACTTACTCCGCCACCCAGGCAACGCTGACTCAGACGAGCGGCAATTACGCCTCATGGGCTACCGCCAATGGCATTCCCGGCCAGCCTGCTTCCGGCGACTTCGACCACGACGGAATCTCCAATCTCGTCGAATACGCCTTGGGCACAAACCCGACCGTATCCACCCAGCCAGCCGGCACTTTCGCCTCCGGTGTGGTCACGTTCACCAAGGGCAGCGACGCCATTGCGAACAACGACGTGATCTTCGAAATTGAGAAGTCGACGGACCTCGGAATGTCCGATCCCTGGACCACCGTGGTGACCGAAGGCACGGCCGACGACACCCCGACGATCTCCTACGTGCTGCCCACCGGCCTGCCCAAGGTGTTCGTCCGCCTCAAGGTCACTCAAGTGGTGCCCTGA
- a CDS encoding sialate O-acetylesterase, whose product MSPIHRLCTALLLLPLPSALGSVKLPAIFGDHMVLQQGADIPVWGWAAPGEKVWVSLAGNQKAATADTAGNWQVRFSPMKITREPVTLTVKGDNTVEFTDVLIGEVWLASGQSNMEFGIQKDADGPENIRSATDPQIRMFFVPWATALEPQSNLAATPPDSLNGKWQICSPQVMSAQWAWNGFSAVGYYFARDLRKATGLPVGMIASYKGGTPAEAWTSVGGLKQDPTLAHHVEEHEKLVAEYPAKNAAFPALKAEADRQRKAAESEWKQAVEQAKAGGMPEPKRPQIPNPPEPNGGFSGPGNNFNAMISPLIPYAIKGVIWYQGESNADNMEEAKEYVRLFPRLITDWREHWAQGDFPFLYVQLASFKPHPPTAVEEAPWPVLREAQLKTLRLPKTGMASAVDVGDANDIHPVHKRSVGERLAMAARQIAYGEQTVAAGPMYEAMERTGDQIRISFKKQPGNQPTIGVPPWIAGGSKPLPTTSLMGFAIAGEDRKFVAADARIQGDSIILSSPEVKLPVAVRYNWATNPSGNLYNPEGLPASPFRTDDW is encoded by the coding sequence ATGTCCCCTATCCACCGCCTGTGCACAGCGCTGCTGTTGCTCCCTCTACCTTCGGCGTTGGGATCCGTAAAACTCCCGGCCATTTTCGGAGACCACATGGTCTTGCAGCAGGGTGCCGACATACCGGTGTGGGGTTGGGCAGCTCCCGGTGAGAAGGTTTGGGTTTCGCTAGCCGGGAACCAGAAGGCCGCGACCGCCGACACCGCAGGCAATTGGCAGGTCCGGTTTTCACCGATGAAGATCACGCGGGAGCCGGTGACACTCACCGTGAAGGGTGACAACACAGTCGAATTCACCGATGTTCTGATCGGCGAAGTATGGCTCGCATCCGGCCAATCCAACATGGAGTTCGGAATCCAAAAGGATGCGGACGGGCCTGAAAACATCCGCTCTGCGACCGATCCGCAGATCCGGATGTTCTTCGTCCCGTGGGCCACGGCACTGGAACCGCAGTCCAACCTGGCAGCAACACCACCTGACTCGTTGAATGGCAAGTGGCAGATTTGCAGCCCGCAAGTGATGAGTGCGCAGTGGGCGTGGAACGGCTTTTCGGCCGTGGGCTATTATTTCGCACGCGACCTCCGCAAAGCAACGGGACTTCCCGTGGGAATGATCGCTAGCTACAAGGGAGGCACGCCTGCCGAAGCCTGGACCAGTGTCGGGGGATTGAAGCAGGATCCTACTCTCGCCCACCACGTGGAGGAGCACGAGAAACTGGTGGCCGAGTATCCCGCGAAGAACGCCGCTTTTCCCGCCCTGAAGGCGGAAGCCGACCGGCAACGAAAGGCTGCGGAGTCAGAATGGAAACAAGCGGTGGAACAAGCCAAGGCTGGTGGAATGCCAGAGCCCAAGCGACCCCAGATTCCCAATCCCCCGGAACCGAACGGAGGATTCAGCGGACCAGGAAACAATTTCAACGCGATGATTTCTCCGCTGATCCCGTATGCCATCAAGGGAGTGATCTGGTATCAGGGAGAATCCAACGCGGACAACATGGAAGAGGCGAAAGAATACGTGAGGTTGTTTCCGCGCCTGATCACGGACTGGCGGGAGCACTGGGCGCAGGGCGATTTTCCTTTCCTCTATGTCCAGCTTGCCAGTTTCAAACCGCATCCTCCTACAGCGGTGGAGGAGGCTCCGTGGCCGGTCCTGCGTGAAGCCCAACTGAAAACACTGAGACTGCCGAAAACCGGAATGGCCTCCGCCGTCGATGTCGGCGACGCCAACGACATCCATCCAGTGCACAAGCGCAGCGTCGGTGAGAGGTTGGCGATGGCCGCCCGACAAATCGCCTATGGCGAGCAAACCGTCGCTGCCGGGCCGATGTACGAGGCTATGGAACGGACGGGGGACCAGATTCGGATTTCCTTCAAAAAACAGCCTGGCAACCAGCCCACGATCGGGGTCCCTCCCTGGATCGCCGGGGGAAGCAAGCCGCTTCCAACGACCTCGTTGATGGGATTTGCCATCGCGGGTGAGGACCGGAAGTTTGTTGCCGCCGATGCCAGGATCCAGGGCGACTCGATCATCTTGTCGTCGCCGGAGGTGAAACTTCCGGTGGCCGTCCGCTACAACTGGGCGACAAATCCATCGGGCAACCTCTACAACCCGGAAGGTCTGCCCGCCTCGCCGTTCCGGACGGACGACTGGTGA
- a CDS encoding dienelactone hydrolase family protein has translation MKSLKLLTLAASVLWIGTEVLVAQTPPAAVNPLVPDYVSNPLRDWEKPFADFQFELLEKDGRVLPYRFHQPADLKPGATYPLVLFFHGAGERGSDNRGQFQRLRGVRFWEKYPCFVIAPQCPPGNQEGDQKWVNTGFGSPSHTMDSDPTWQMRMAMELLEKTIEGHPVDRSRIYVTGLSMGGFATWDILQRDCQKFAAAIPVCGGGDVALAGKLAHLPLWVFHGSDDTTVLPQRSRDMVAAIKAAGGTPKYTEYPGVGHGAWDPAYSNPELWDWLFSQVQPPASVSK, from the coding sequence ATGAAGTCCCTGAAGCTCCTCACGCTGGCGGCATCCGTTTTATGGATCGGAACCGAAGTCCTCGTCGCACAGACCCCGCCGGCGGCTGTGAATCCACTGGTGCCGGACTACGTCTCGAACCCGCTCAGGGACTGGGAGAAGCCCTTCGCTGATTTCCAATTCGAGCTTCTCGAGAAGGACGGTCGCGTGTTGCCCTATCGGTTCCACCAACCCGCCGATCTGAAGCCGGGCGCCACCTATCCGCTTGTCCTGTTCTTCCATGGCGCCGGCGAGAGAGGTTCTGACAACCGGGGACAGTTCCAGCGGTTGCGCGGCGTCCGCTTTTGGGAAAAGTATCCTTGTTTCGTCATCGCCCCCCAATGCCCCCCTGGAAACCAGGAAGGTGATCAGAAGTGGGTGAACACCGGGTTCGGGTCACCGTCCCACACCATGGACAGTGACCCCACCTGGCAGATGAGGATGGCGATGGAGTTGCTGGAGAAGACCATCGAGGGCCATCCTGTCGACCGCAGCCGCATCTATGTCACCGGCCTGTCCATGGGTGGATTCGCCACGTGGGACATTCTCCAGCGGGATTGCCAGAAATTCGCCGCCGCGATTCCGGTCTGTGGCGGAGGCGACGTGGCGCTTGCCGGTAAGCTCGCCCATCTGCCACTGTGGGTATTCCACGGGAGTGACGACACCACGGTCCTCCCACAACGTTCCCGCGACATGGTCGCTGCAATCAAGGCGGCGGGAGGCACCCCGAAATATACCGAATACCCGGGCGTCGGACATGGCGCATGGGACCCGGCCTATTCCAACCCCGAGCTCTGGGATTGGCTCTTTTCCCAAGTGCAACCACCAGCGTCGGTCTCGAAATAG